The Macaca mulatta isolate MMU2019108-1 chromosome 19, T2T-MMU8v2.0, whole genome shotgun sequence sequence CAGCTCGTAGCGGCCCACGCGCGCCAGCGGTAGCAGCGCGACGGCTAAGGCCACCGCAGCTACCGCGGCCAGCGCCAGGCGCGCGCGGGAGACCGAGACCCGCGCGGCGTGGAGCAGCGGCCGCGTGACGCCCACGCAGCGCTCCACCGCCATGCCGCAGCCCAGCAGCAGCGGGCACAGGCCGAAGAAGACCATGCAGCCGCCCAGGAAGTGGCAGGCCCCGCCGGCCGGAGCGCGCCCCGCAGTGTACAGGCGCAGCACTAGCGCGCCCGGGATCACGTGGCCTGCCAGGTCGGTGGCCAGCAGGCTGGCCACGAACAGCAGGAAGGTGGCGGCCGAGCGGCGGCGTCGCAGGCGGCCCGCGGCCTGCGCCAGCAGCGCCAGCGCCAGCAGGTTGGACACGGCGCCCAGCGTCATGGAGAAGATGGGCAGCGCGGGCGAAGCGCCCGACGGCGGCACAGCCGACGCGTTGGGGACCCAGGGCGCCGCGCATGTGGTCGCCTCGCCCGCCAGGCTCAGGTTGAGGGGCCCGCAAGGGCTCATGTCAGGCGCCGGGAGTGCTGGGTAGAGGAGAAGAGGGCAGAGTGAGGCTGGCTGGGCCCGGGCGGGGACCAGCCCACGGTGCCATCTCAGAACATCAGGCCCGTTTGACTCCCTGGCGTTCTCAGGCAGCCCCTCTGCCCATGGCAACTCCAAATGACCTGGCCACTCCATTTGGAaaccctcctccctctcttttgcCTCTCACCGCCCCATCTCCTGCTCCAGGGCCTCCCTCTGTCCCCACTGGCCCGTTCTCTGTCCTTCATGGTTTCCTGCAAGATTCCCCTGAGCCCTGCCCTCGGGCATCTCTGCCAGTGCCTCTGGGCCTCACAGATCCCCCTCTGACCCCCACCTTCCATTTTTACACCGTAGCAAATTCCTGGGGCCTGTGGCTCCATCTGATAGCTGTCACCCATTTCTGCCCCTGTGGTCCTACCTGACTTTCCCCATGTCAGCTTTACTGCAGTCCCATCCTCGAGATACcccagccccatctctaccaccaTGGGCACATCTCTACCCACGGTCATGTCCCTGTCCCCCATGGACCCATCTCCGACCCCACATGGCACAGCTACATCTATGGCATGGACGCATCTCTACCCCTGCCCCATGGACCTGCCTCTGATCCACTGTGGTCTCTCGCCAGGCCCCACTGCGATCACCTCTGCCTCACCCTGGCTGCCCACAGTTCCACTCCATGTCCCTGCCCCCAGAGGCCATGACCATCCACTCTTTGATATCCTGGTGGTGAGGGTGGAAAGGGCGGAACCGTCCACCAGGCCAGATGGGAAGGGAGGATGGACAGACGATAAGACAGGGACACACAGATCGGGGGGAAGAGCCCAGGGACACAGGATGGACAGACAGGTGGCCATGGCCCCACCCCTTCatgccctcctcctccccagccagGGACCCTCACGTGCAACCCGCTTACCCAGCACTGCCTGGGATGCGGGGTCCCCATCACCGGCCGCTCAGCCCTGCTGCCCACTGCGCCCTGGCTCTCCGGCAGGccgcttcctccctccctcttcctgggGCGGCTCCTCGGCTCCTCCCGCCGCCCTTGCTGGCCTCCAGGGGCCGCTCCACCCCGCGCACGCCCGCTTGGGGCCTGGAGTGGCAGGGACCCCCCTCTCTGCTCCTGGCAATGGATGGGGGCCACTCTGGGCCCCAGCGGCTCCCTCCATGAGGAGGGAGGCTCTCTGGAGTCGTTCTGGCCCCCTGTGACCCCCTCCTCCCAGCAGGGCGGGAGTAGCCCCCTTCCCCCGAGGCTCGGGCCTCTTGCCTCATTAATAAAGTGGATAAAATCTAAACACTGGAAAATGTGAGTGTCGTCTGGGGCAGGCTGGGGCAGCTGCAGGGGGTGCCACTGCCCCCCTCCCTAGAGCTTTGGGACTAGGGGGGCTAACTCCAATTCTTTGGGGGCAGCAATGCCCCCCTGCCCTGCTAAAGCCTTCATGGACATTGGGGTAGGTGCTGGTGGGCAGGGCCTTGGGCAGACTGGCTTGGGTCAGGCCCAGCCTGGCCAGGGGATCCGCCTACTATTTATATAGGGGCTTAAGCCCCGGCTAGGGCCACAGCGAGTCATATCCTGGGAGGCGAGAGGAGGCGGCTGAAAGGGGGCAGGGGAACCAGGAGGCCTGGCGACCTGGGGACTCTCCCCAGTGTCTGGCTCCTGCTTTAAGATGGGCTGAGTGACACCTGGGACACACGTCCTAAGCCACAAAGACTCGCCCTTCTGCCCTGAGTAGGGCCACGCTGGCAGCCCCACACCCTAAGACAATCCCGTCACTTACCACTCAGTGTCATCCTGTCCCCATCTCAGCACAGCCAGCTTGCTGCCACCACATCCCTGAACTCAGGGTCTTACCCCCAGCGCCGGGACACACCCAGAGTTACTACCTCAATTCCAGCCCCTCCCCTCAACACCCCAAAATGCAGCCCTCTGAGATGACCACCCACATCACCCTCCTTAGTGCtgggaaacagggtctcacttggcaTCGAGAGACAGATACATGTGCgcgcgcacacatacacattgCCAAAACTGTCCCTGGTCACACTCTATATGACTTGTAATGACCCCCCAACAATCCCAGATAGGCCCCGCCGGCACACTCCGTACACCTAAGGCACCAGAAGTGACACCCCCTGCCCCTGGACACCAGAGACCTAGCTggccacccccaccctcaccccaaaaCAGCAACGCCCTGAGACATACACACCTGCATCCCTAGACACCTCGAGACCTAGCCAGCACCCCCACCCAGGAAACAGCAATACCCTGAGACATACCCTAACACCCCTGAACACCCCGAGACCTAGCCAGGCACCCCTCCTTGCCCCAGAAACAACAGCACCCTaagacacacacacccacatccCAGGACACCCTGACACagtcactccattgcactccccACCACCAGACACTGCCAGTTACACCTGCGGTTGCCCTGGAACACAGAGCCAGTGATCACATCCCTCACCCACAACACAGCCCTCCCTCACCGCGTCACGAGCCATCAACACTCTGATAAGATGCACAGTCCTACCCAACCCCCGAGATGCACACAGCCACACCTTCACCACCACAGCCGGCTCCCAGCACAGACACCCAAGGAGCCCACAGGTGCTCAGGTCTGCCCCGAGTCACCAGGACAGTGGCTCCCCTACTCCACCCGGGTCTGCACACCAACACCCAGCCCCGAGGGTCTTCCCTTTTTccccccttcccctcttcctggTGGCCCAGTGCCAGCCTGCCTATTGGAACGAGGATTGCAAGCTGGCCTCAGACTTCCCCACAGCCTCTCGGCTCACCCCCAAACATTCCTGTGGGGCCCTGTGGCCCAGCACCCCTTGCTTCAATCCCTTCCCTTGTCTCCAGGTCTGGCCAGGGTCCCACCCCGCCTTTCCCTGATCACCCTCAATCCTTGAAGATGAGTGGGTTGTCAAAACAAGTATGCCGGGTTTAGTAAGCAGGGTGCCCCATGGACGCCTGCATGTCCAGCATTGGGCCGCGTGGGGTGGGGGCTGCATCGTGTCTGCCCCCAACTTCCCGGTGTAGGGGTGGGGCTCTGGCAGGCCTGAGGTTCCATCTATTTCCAAGCCAAGTTTCAATGCCCTGGTACTCCCCCCAGTCCAGGGGTTGTCACCGGCTGCAGACGGCAGCCTTGTGAAGCTCCAGGGGGCGGGAGGCCTTGTGGGAGAGggggcaggatttgaaccctcAGTAGTCCAGGAAGCTCTGGCTCTGCCTGGAAGCCTGGTGGCCTGCAGCCAGAAGGAACAGTGGGAGGGGGCAGGCGGCCTGGTGCCAGCTCCTAATTCAATTTGGAGCCTGCGGAAGATGGATTTCAGCTGCTGAATTCTTTCTCAGCCCCGACCCTCCCCCTCTCCCACCCCGAAGCCACGCAGGTCCAACAGCAGATAGATTCTTTATGTTCAAGACAGCAAATTCAGATACAAAAGCCCACCGCCatcgtccctccctccctcctgctctggGCCAGGGATAGGCCTGGAGGGGGGAGATGGGAGTTGGGGAGGAGGTTGGGGGGTTCACAGCAGACTCATGTCAAATGCGGAGGTAACAGGCTCCACGGGGAGGGGGCTCCTCTCAGGAGGGGCGAGGGCATTATTGCATTTGCTGGGGGGAGGGACAACCCTCTCCCCTATATTCCCTGCgtcaggaaactaggaaggtcaTGACCCCCGAGCAGAACCCAAGGCCCCAGGGAGACGGAGGGACCAGTTTGGCAGCTGATGGTGGAAAGTGGTGGAGGCGGGGGTGGCCGCCCAATTTGGCCGATCCCTCCCTTCCCCGTGCCTGACCCGGCTGAGGTAGGTGGGGAACAGGGCACAGGGGGGCCGGGGACCCCGGACAGATTGGGAACCGGGGAGGGGATGGTACCGATTGGAGCGGGGCAGGGGGCCCggccccacctcccctccccatcaTCCTTG is a genomic window containing:
- the PTGER1 gene encoding prostaglandin E2 receptor EP1 subtype isoform X1, with amino-acid sequence MATCLSILCPWALPPDLCVPVLSSVHPPFPSGLVDGSALSTLTTRISKSGWSWPLGAGTWSGTVGSQGEAEVIAVGPGERPQWIRALPAPDMSPCGPLNLSLAGEATTCAAPWVPNASAVPPSGASPALPIFSMTLGAVSNLLALALLAQAAGRLRRRRSAATFLLFVASLLATDLAGHVIPGALVLRLYTAGRAPAGGACHFLGGCMVFFGLCPLLLGCGMAVERCVGVTRPLLHAARVSVSRARLALAAVAAVALAVALLPLARVGRYELQYPGTWCFIGLGPSGGWRQALLAGLFAGLGLVALLAALVCNTLSGLALLRARWRRRSRGPPPASGPDSRRRWGARGPRSASASSASSIASASTAFGGSQSRGSARRARSHDVEMVGQLVGIMVVSCICWSPMLVLVALAVGGWSSTSLQRPLFLAVRLASWNQILDPWVYILLRQAVLRQLLRFLPPRAGAKGGPAGLGLTPSAWEASSLRSSRHSGLSYF